The DNA segment atatagaacaaaatagagcaatatTTATTctagataatataaaattatgtaatttatgttatctagaagaatttatatgtgattatgaaacaaactattatcagttaatagatgctgataaaaaggaacattataaattaagtatttttaataaaatacctaatataccaataaatagtaaggatgaattcttaactagcgcTTATGTCAAAACattaggaggagctattaaatttattaaagatgttataacaaaaaaatgtcatgaaataacattaaataaaagaatatccagatcttacaaacaaaacaataaactttgttgtgacaaaatggaattcacagtaaaagaatacggttgcaaaacaaacatgtcacacaaacatttgaaacgacagaaacaaaataaatttaataaaccttataaatcttttaacaggaaatttattccttataagaaaaaaaaatttaagaggaatttcttcagaaaaccttataaaagaaaattttataaaaagtttgataataataaaccaccttgcccaaaaggtaaaggaaagaactgcacctgttggttgtgcaatgaagaaggacattatgcaaatgaatgtccaaaacgaaatgAAAAGAGAAACAAAGTTAAACTTTTAGAAGAATTATACACTCTTGGATTTTATCcaatagaaacaattgaattttcatcagacgatgaaaatatttattaccttgatgaatcaagtaaaTCAGAATTTGAATCCGACTCTACATCTGATGATTTCGAAAATAATAATGCTTCAAGATAAGAcaagggcatttttggaaaatgCAACTCTAAGTACTAAATTCAAACTTTTGTTTGGTTTGGGTACCTATTTCCAAGTTGTCCTTTTTTTAACGTGATGTGTGCACACATAAAACTTTTGTgaacatataatattttttatattaataaatttttatgttattttcagAATTGTTATtatcaattaaatattcaaaactttacattaacataaaaaatatagtcatttaaaattctaaaaattagataatatgataaaaaaaaatgacaaataatgtgatattattttaaataagttTTGTGATATTTCAGAATATAgtgaattaaatattcaaaagtatatattaaaataaaaaagattaatgatttaatatttctaaaaatagataaaatatgatttaaaaaataatggataaatATGATATGTGTCTGAGTTAGTGGAGTAAATAAACTCTTGATTATTCAGGAGTTCGATTCCTCCTACCAATACATTTTCGAACGAACATGTCACATATAACTTGTTCAACGCGATTTACCAGACTATCATAGTTTACAGGATATTGTTTTAACCCGAATTTACCCAGTATGCTAGTCGATAGacaataataaataattgtTGCAATATCGTTGGAAATAAGTTTGAggagagttttaaaaaaaatgaaaatttaataatattcgTGTAAAATTAATTAAGGCTTCatcaaattatttgaaaattactcaataaaaaatgtatatttttaattattaattaatgtcATTTACATGGGGCTAATTGCATTTACCCCATGTGAAAAATCTAAAAGGCATAAAAATccctaagaaatattaataggctaatgcatccctcagttttttaatATAGCACATTTCActcctatgttatacaaactcgaaCACATTTATACCTCTCTCATAGgaatttttatgctaatttttttaaaacataggatctaacatgctattaattttacacatggTGTTTCATGTCTTTTATATTTTTCACATGGGGATATGAATGCAATTAACCCATTTACATGTGATGCATgtatatacataatttttatgttaattaaatttCTTGTTATTTTCAGAACTTTATATGATAATTAGATATTCAAAAAGTTGGATaaagttaaatatatatatatactaatttaaaaattctaaaatgtagataaaatatgattaaaaaaataatggataaatGATGAGATATTGAggatataatttaaaaaaaaaatctgcacAGTTATAAGATAATGATGCAAGATCATCAAGATGaaaaaattcttgcaaaagaaagGGAAAATAAATCTACATGAATCATAGTCATCAAATGTTCAACAATAACACTGAAACTGCTAAGAGCTCAATCCAGAAGAATGAGTGCTATACATGTTGATACACACATccacaatatatataaaaccaGTATGTCCAGAAACACGGCTTACCATGCGGTTCTGCGTGATAACAATCGCATTAATGCAACAAGAATTTTCAAAAGAAGAGAACTAAGATTGAGGAAGCTTCTTGAATTGAGGAAGCTTTTTGAACATCAATTTCAATTGTCTGAggttctgcttgttttattgcTGGTTAGTTGGAAGCAGGCAGTTCCATACCAAGGAAATTACTTAGGGGCTTTGCCTCATGGAAGCACGGCTCTCAATTGTTTTCGATCCGCTCCAAATGACTGTAACAAGGGTCATTGAAGTAAACTCAGTTTAACAGCGGTAGTGCCATACTAGCTCGATATTTAGAAACACCACCAACAAACTGTTCAATAAGGGACTACTTTTGCATGAATAGTTTTGTCGATGCCATCAATGGAAAAGCTTAACTAACTGCATTTGATTGAAAAATGTTACCTCAGCACCCAAACCTTTCACATAGATATTAGTAAAGAGCTGTGAAGAATCAGGCAAAGGACTCTCCTGCAAAACCAGATAAAAATAAGTTGCAatgtaaaacaaaacaaaaaattctgcaaattattaatttaaggTGAAGGATAACAGCAGCACATTTCTTACCTTAGCTAAAGCAATGGCTTCGTCAACCTCTTTTCTCACCTCTTTCTCAGTGTCCTAGGGTAAAAGAGACGGTAGataatcaaatcaagaaatttaACATGCATGGAGAACATTCCAACACTAATTTTTGTCGAACGAAGAAAAATCAACAAGTTCAATAAACATGTTTTGGCAAGGAAATAAAAGGAGGGGCCGAATCCCTCCACCCCCAATGCACTCCAATGCATGCAAGGGTTAAAGATATATAGCTATATTACCTTCAGTTCTTTTTCCGTGGCTATATCATGAGATAGTATAAGCTTTCTGATTCTTTCAATAGGATCACGCTCCTGGAAAAAGGGGAAAAATGAAATCAGTTGAAATAAAAGTACTTGGTTAATCGAAGGAAGACATGTTCACATCATCTCTACCTGTCTAACTCCAGAAACCTCATCACGGGTACGATAAGTGCTCCCAGGATCAGACATAGAATGCCCATGATACCTATAAGTGTCCATTTCAAGGATCTGTAAAGAATCAGCATTAGTAAAAAGACCAAAACATAGTTGTTGTTTAGACATTAAAGGGATATAGTTGTCCCACAAAGAAAACATACGACAAACAAAATAGttcaataaacaaaaaaataaaggttGTCGACTTTAAATATGAAATAGGCATGCTCTTGTCCTAATGTGTCATATGGGAATATACCATCTCATTTCCATCTAAATTTTCAGTGACCagtaaagaaaaagaaataaaaacaatGAGTTAACAAGGAATTTCAAACTAATGTTGTCCACTTTGATTCTACCATTTGCCCCAAAAACAAGCAACAGGAAATTGGTTTTAGAACAGTTATCAGCCATTAATACATGTAAATCACTGTTCCAGAAATTTAGGCTATTTATTAGTCAATTCATATATGATAACAATGAGGAAAACCTTACTGCGAAAAAATTATGAATCAGTAGAAAAAAGAAATCACTCACAATTGGTCCATTCTTTAAGACATGCTCCTTAGCAAATTTGCATGCCTGTTTAACCGCAAGAGCATCCATACCATCCACCTATTGTGAGAAGTAAACGGCTAATAAATAATATGAACAGAGAAGAGAAAACCAAGTAACAAGAGAAAGATAAAATGTAAACTACTTTATCAAGataaagaaataaatgtacTAGTCAACTGAATGCAAAAATATAcaaagtttaaattatatttggTTCCGTGGTCTACTAGTTCAACTTCAGGAGTCAACTCCGGACCAATAAAGTATATGAACTATGGTAATTCTTAATTCAACAATTCCTGTGGTGAACAAGAAGGACACACACCAATATAGTTAAAAATCAGAGATAAAAGGAAAAAGCGAAATTAGAATAGTTGACTTCGATGGATGCAATACACCTTTTTCACATTAATTTACCAAGTTCTTAATTTATCGTTCTGGTTCCTTCGAAAGGCCTAAATCTATCTGATCGAATGACACATCATTGATCATGCAGTTTGTAACTAACAATTTTTTCCGTAAAAATAATCCATAGTTGCAAGATATCATTTAAAACCCATGAGCACTGAATTTCAGCAAGAGAATGTATAGGAACCAAATCAGGTATTTAACTTGTAAAAGTAGTTTGAGACAATAATTTTCGAGATAATGTTACAACTGACCCACCTTCAACCCCGGAACATAATCCCCTCTCTTGTAATAAGCCGGACTCTTTGCTGCCCTCCACTCTGCTGTGCCCATTCCATCTGCATTCAGATACACCTAAGATAATTAAATGTCCACTAACCGACCAAGGCTTAAATTCACATAAATCATACCTAACATCCAAGCAAAAAATACAAACATCACATTCATCAATCATAGTCTAGCGCTCAAGTTCAGTCGTGAAGCACCAATCCTCAGGCTTAAAGTATAAACTCTTACATTTTTCCCACTAATTTGAGAGTGGTGACAGGAAAGCAAAATACCATATCCTCCAACTTTTGTTCATTGCAACAAGACCTAGTAAATCAACTCAGGCTGATCCTAAGCTTTCgtacaattaaaatttaaagcatTTCATTAAGCAACCCCACCCCCAATAACTTCATCATAAAATCATTCTCAGCTCCTAACCACTCTCTCACACAAAGCAAGACTGCAATGGATTATTCAAGTAAAACTCAATAACTCAACAAAACTTCTAAATGTACAGTTATACAAGATAAAATGAGATGAAATGCAAAAGCTCCAATATTTGAACAATCTTACAATGATTATTCTCGCAAACCAGAATTGCAGGCAGATCCCACAGCGCAGCCATATTCAACGCCTCGAACAATTGCCCCTGATTCGCAGCCCCATCACCATACATCGCAAATGTCACACTCTCATCCTTACTATACTTCTGCGCAAAAGCCAATCCGCAGCCTAAAGGTACCTG comes from the Henckelia pumila isolate YLH828 chromosome 1, ASM3356847v2, whole genome shotgun sequence genome and includes:
- the LOC140881543 gene encoding pyruvate dehydrogenase E1 component subunit alpha, mitochondrial-like; protein product: MSQLTHRAPTLLKPLSAALSATRHLTSASTTPITVETSLPFTGHKIDPPSRSVETTPQELLTFFRDMALMRRMEIAADSLYKAKLIRGFCHLYDGQEAVSVGMEAAITRKDCIITAYRDHCLFLSRGGTLLESFAELMGRKDGCSKGKGGSMHFYKKSGGFYGGHGIVGAQVPLGCGLAFAQKYSKDESVTFAMYGDGAANQGQLFEALNMAALWDLPAILVCENNHYGMGTAEWRAAKSPAYYKRGDYVPGLKVDGMDALAVKQACKFAKEHVLKNGPIILEMDTYRYHGHSMSDPGSTYRTRDEVSGVRQERDPIERIRKLILSHDIATEKELKDTEKEVRKEVDEAIALAKESPLPDSSQLFTNIYVKGLGAESFGADRKQLRAVLP